The nucleotide sequence AGGGATTCTTTGTCATTGATGTCTTCCAGAGAAATCGTTTCACTGATCATCGGGGCAGTATCAAAGCGATTCTGACCCAGCAGCTCAACAACCTTTTTAAACGAAGAAACAGCGTAACAAAGAATCCCTTTCATCTCCGTATTCTTGATCAGGAAGATGGTCGGGTTTATTTTGACTTCATGCATGATCACACCCAGTATGATCACCTGTCCGCCGGATTTCATCAGGTATTGGGCGTTTGAAAAGCCCCAGTCCGCACCGGAACATTCATAGACGATATCCGCGCCATATCCGTTGGTCAGGCCGAGGTATTCGGCCATGGCCGCCTCTTCACCCGAAACAGCGGCATTGATGACGGCATCGGCCCCAAGCTTTTTGGCGATTTCTCCACGTTCCGGCGAAATCTCCAGAACAATGATTTTACCGGCGCCCCCAATCTTCAGGCTTTGGATCACCCCAAGACCAATGGGTCCTGCGCCGATAACGGTGGTAATGTCTCCGGGCTTGAACCTGGATGCCACAACCCCGTGAAAACCAACGGTAAGCGGTTCCACCAGGGCAGCCGCTTCAAAGGAGACATTTTCCGGAAGCTTGATCAACTGCTGCTCGGGTTTTTTTACCAGAATATATTCGGCAAAAGCGCCGTCATTGATCAATGAGGAGCCGATACCCCATTCTGGTCCGCATGCGCAGTTACTCTGGTTGTTATCCAGACAAAAATCACAGTTGCCGCACCAACCCATGGGTAAAACCACCACACGGTCGCCCGGGGCAAAACCCTGGACACCTTGGCCCAATTCCTCGACCGTGCCACTGAACTCATGGCCCATGACACACCCGAACTGATAGTAGGCATCGAATTGCGGCCCTTCTGTGTATCCGTGCATATCGGAGCCGCAAATCCCGCAGCGCTCGACTTTAATCACGGCCTGGCCCGATGCCGGAACAGGTTTATCCTTTTCCCGGATCTCGATTTTTTTTAATCCCGTAAATACTGCGGCTTTCATATTGGTACCTCCATTCCTTATTTTTTACAGCTATGTTGATCATTTAACGGAAACCGTGTCAAACAAGGTTTTTTTAAATAGTCCCGTTTGACATCGTCCTTAAATTGATATATCCATTTTTCAATTGTCAAAAACCCATTTGACAATGGGATTGAAGACCCCCTGCGCGCTGCTATGGAGAGGCGGTCGAACAGTGCGGCAGGGAGTCTCCAAAGGATAATGCCGCAATGCGGCAATTTTTTTCTCCCCGTATCAATTCTCATAGACTTCCCTTGCAACAGACAAAATTTCATAGGGAACGTCCAATTCGTATTTTATAACGGTATTGATGTTGATCACAAGGGCTCCCTTTTCCATGAACTGTGGAGAAATTTCGGTGATGGGCGTGCCCTTCAAGATTTTAAGCGCCATGGCACCACTCTGCATTCCCCAGAGCCTCTCGTCAATTACAATGGCGAAAACCGCCCCGGCTTCAGTATCCGCATCCGTAGCGGCAAACACCGGAACTTTCGAATGGTCAACGGTCCATCGAGTAAGGTCCTCCCTGGTCATCTCTTTTCCGTTTTGCTTTATATTGCTGGTGTCGGTCAGAAAAAGCGATTCAGCGGTATTATCCCCAACCCGGGTTTGCCATTCCTCAAATGTGTCGCAGAGAAACATCTTCTTGAACCTGACACCGGTCGTCTTTTCAAGGTCATCGGCCATGGTTGTCAATCTCTTTTCAACATCCGCCATGGCATCACTGTTTCTGCCGATGGCTGCCACGGTTTTCACCCCGGTCAACTGGTGGGCCAATGCCAGGGTATCCTCCGTGAAGGGTCTGGCCAAAACACCGGTAATGTTCGGTTTCGGCAGACCGAGTGATTCAGGATCGGCATACACATAGGAAAACACCATGGGGATATCATTAATGGACAGCCCGATATATTTGACCGCATCATCGCCGATGAGGATGATCACATTTGGCTTTATCAGTTTTACCTTTTC is from Candidatus Dependentiae bacterium and encodes:
- a CDS encoding alcohol dehydrogenase catalytic domain-containing protein, producing MKAAVFTGLKKIEIREKDKPVPASGQAVIKVERCGICGSDMHGYTEGPQFDAYYQFGCVMGHEFSGTVEELGQGVQGFAPGDRVVVLPMGWCGNCDFCLDNNQSNCACGPEWGIGSSLINDGAFAEYILVKKPEQQLIKLPENVSFEAAALVEPLTVGFHGVVASRFKPGDITTVIGAGPIGLGVIQSLKIGGAGKIIVLEISPERGEIAKKLGADAVINAAVSGEEAAMAEYLGLTNGYGADIVYECSGADWGFSNAQYLMKSGGQVIILGVIMHEVKINPTIFLIKNTEMKGILCYAVSSFKKVVELLGQNRFDTAPMISETISLEDINDKESL